aaagagcgTAGGATGGTTGAGGACGGGCTCGGCAGGTTTGACTGTTGTTAAGTGCTCGCTTGGTTAATGGCCTCAAGCTTCTGAAGGCAGCCGCAGTGTGACTCCTCTCACCCACCTTCAGGTTCACTTTTAATGAGTCCAACAGACTCATCTTTTATTCTCTGAAGGTGATTGTGACCGGAGAAGGATGAAGGtcgaagagcagaggagaagcgCAGCAGTGGAGATAAAGAGCAGATGGATGGACGTGTGTGTCTTGTGAGAAGGGAAACTCTCTCTTTTTTGTGATTGATGGTACTTCAGTGCACAGTCATTGACTCAACTGTCCTGCTATGGGACGTTATGTATGGGGCCTAAACTGCACTAGGCAGGGTGTTGGCTGGAGCAGATGGAGATTAAACGTCTCGCCCAAGGAGCAGCAGTGTACTGTGGAGGTCGAGGAGAGAGCTCTTCTCCACTGTTCCCCAAAACAGATGGTTCCAATTAGAAGGAAAACTCTGCAATCTGTTCACAAACCACTTCACCAACCTTTAGGTAAATCCAACTATTGAACAAATTCAAGTTAATACACTTAAATGGCTAAATTGAATTGAGTAAATTCCcttttgatttttattatttcctcaaGTAAGTTCATATCAAATCAAGGAAATTGAATTCGGTTAATTTAACTCAAATTGTATCAATTCAATTAAACTTAATTATTGAGTTGATTAGTCAACAAAATAATGGAATTTATTaacttgtgtatttattatAGAATGAACCTCATGAATCAAACCTCCGAGgtgtttctcctgctctttcGGGAACATTTGGGAACAAGATTTAATTTCCATAAGTAACAGTCACCAGTGGAGGCCCATGTTTTATAAATTGTATCAAGgtatataaattataattacATAAATTATTAAGGTAATAAATCACAGTCCAGTGCACTCACAGTGATCACGTCTGGAGAACAGGAGGTGTGTGGCCATgtagaagaaacacacacacacgcacacacacgcacacgcacacacacgcacacacacacacacactcactgaatgAGAAAGAGACCTacggaaagagaaggagaacgaGGGATATTCGAACACAGCCAGTGGAAGACAGCTGGAAGACTCTTGCATTGCTCTGCCCACTCACTCCCACATGCTCagaatcattaaaaaacaacagggcATGACTGAAACAAGGCCGATATGTTGGAGTAAGGATTCAACGTGAAGGACGGAGAGAAGTGAGCTTTCATTTCTATCGgctttcttttcattatttagAGATGCTTGGATTGTTCTTTAAATTCATGAAAAGTGTGTTAgtcaattcagaaaaaaaaaatctagttttCCCAAACGGTGAATTACTAATACAGTATGTCCggtgtggattttttttaattcagttcaatcaaaatatatatttgttttaactcTTTTTTGCCTCAGATCTTTAAGAACCTGGTTCTGAAATGAGCGCCACCACCTCTTCAGCTCATTGGTCAACACTTTTTGAGGATCTTACGCCCCCCAGTGGGCTGGACCACGTCCAAACGATTACAAAGAAAAAGCAGGAGTCgatttttaagttttatttcaGGGTTCGAAAGAgtggtattttttttgtttgacataAGAGTGAAAGATTATGGGacttaatatatttatttattttactccatCTCAAATTTTTGAAGACAAAAGCTCGATGTCGGTCAAAGACGCCACTTGTCGATGTTTGAAAGCTTCGGGCCCGGCACAGGTCACCTCCTCCAGAAAGACAACATTCTGAGAATGGACAGTGAGCCACTTCTTCAGAAACTCAATCTTCTCGTCACACACCCAGGGGTTTCCTGCTAATATCACCCGAAAAGATGATCCCCCCTCATCCAGAAAGCCAGAGGGGAGACACTGCAGCTGATTCTGATTAAGCAGCAGAAGCTCGAGGTGTCGGAGACCCCGCAGGAGGGTCGCCGGCAGATCTCGGAGGTGATTCTCCTGCAGGAAAAGTTTGGATAGTTTCAGGTTGTGGGTGAAAGTTGCAGGTCTCAGGGAGGTCAACACGTTCCCGGCGAGGTTCAGCATCTCCAGGTGGTGCAGGTTCTTCAGGGCGTCGGCTTGTAGCTCCTGCAGATTGTTATCGCTCAAGTCAAGGCTCTGGAGATGAGGCAGCTTCCGGAGCAGAGCGGACGGGACGCCGGTTATACGGTTCCCAGACAAGTCCAACGATATCAAGCTGCTGTTGACGGAGAACCACTCGGCGTCCACTTTTTCGATCCGATTATTCTTCAGCACCAGGTTATGGAGTGAGGCGTGGCTGAAAACGTCGGGAGGCAAGTGATCGAGCTGATTCCCGGTGAGATCCAGTGTGTTTAAGAGAGGAACCCCCTTCAGCAGGTCTGAGGGAAGgcttgtcaggttgttgtgataGAGCTGCAGTCTGTTCAAGAGGGGCACCACGCTCAGGTGACGGGCGGTAACTTCAGCGAGGCCGGTGGACTGGATGGAGAGTCGGACGGTGATGTTAGACAAACCTTCCAAAGGGAAATGTGTGAGGGAGCTTCGGCTGCAGATGACTTCTGATGAGCGAAACGAGCAGGAGCAGAGGTCCGGGCAGGAGTAACGGCATTCAGCCAGGGCAGCGACACTCAGGAGCAGCCACAAGTTCATCTTTACcactgcagagaaaaaagaTACACAAATCAGTGATTGAGATTTAAATCATCACATTGTAAAAATAATGATCTCAAAAGCGTGAACCTACCTGACGGGGGAAAAGCACAACTCCCTCTGTTTGAATGTGGACTcggttttatttgtattgtcgAGAACATTTGactcagaaaataaaatgatgcaaGAGGCAAACAAAGCCGACAGCAAACAAAC
This genomic window from Platichthys flesus chromosome 18, fPlaFle2.1, whole genome shotgun sequence contains:
- the LOC133973327 gene encoding phospholipase A2 inhibitor beta-like; amino-acid sequence: MSWFVCCRLCLPLASFYFLSQMFSTIQIKPSPHSNRGSCAFPPSVVKMNLWLLLSVAALAECRYSCPDLCSCSFRSSEVICSRSSLTHFPLEGLSNITVRLSIQSTGLAEVTARHLSVVPLLNRLQLYHNNLTSLPSDLLKGVPLLNTLDLTGNQLDHLPPDVFSHASLHNLVLKNNRIEKVDAEWFSVNSSLISLDLSGNRITGVPSALLRKLPHLQSLDLSDNNLQELQADALKNLHHLEMLNLAGNVLTSLRPATFTHNLKLSKLFLQENHLRDLPATLLRGLRHLELLLLNQNQLQCLPSGFLDEGGSSFRVILAGNPWVCDEKIEFLKKWLTVHSQNVVFLEEVTCAGPEAFKHRQVASLTDIELLSSKI